A genomic window from Euleptes europaea isolate rEulEur1 chromosome 9, rEulEur1.hap1, whole genome shotgun sequence includes:
- the KLHL8 gene encoding kelch-like protein 8 yields the protein MASDSMVPEQVEHRGVKGKRHHHQEKASLNSDGEEETFVFEANEAWKDFHSSLLRFYEAGELFDVTLKVGSKLISCHKLVLACVIPYFRAMFLSEMAEAKQTLIEIKDFDGDAIEDLVKFVYSSRLTLTVDNVQPLLYAACILQVEVVAKACCEYMKLHFHPSNCLAVRAFAESHNRIDLMDMADRYAYEHFAEVVDCEDFVNVSPQHLHKLLSSNDLIIESEKQVYTAAIKWLLANPQHHTMWLDEILAQVRLPLLPICFLMGVVAKEEIVKQNLKCRDLLDEARNYHLHLSSHTVPDFEYSIRTTPRKHTAGVLFCVGGRGGSGDPFRSIECYSINKNSWFFGPEMNSRRRHVGVISVGGKVYAVGGHDGNEHLGSMEVFDPLTNKWTMKASMNTKRRGIALASLGGPIYAIGGLDDNTCFSDVERYDIESDQWSAVTSMNTPRGGVGSVALMNYVYAVGGNDGVASLSSVEKYDPHLDKWIEVKEMGQRRAGNGVSELHGCLYVVGGFDDNSPLTSVERFDPRCNKWEYVAELTTPRGGVGIATLMGKIFAVGGHNGNAYLNTVEAFDPVVNRWELVGSVSHCRAGAGVAVCACLGSQIRDVGQGSSNVVDCM from the exons ATGGCTTCTGACTCCATGGTCCCAGAGCAAGTGGAGCATCGTGGGGTAAAAGGGAAGAGGCATCATCATCAGGAAAAGGCCTCTTTAAATAGTGATGGCGAAGAAGAAACGTTTGTATTTGAAGCAAATGAAGCTTGGAAGGATTTTCACAGCTCTCTCCTTCGCTTCTATGAAGCCGGGGAACTTTTTGATGTCACACTGAAG GTTGGGTCAAAGTTGATTTCCTGTCACAAGCTAGTGCTGGCTTGTGTTATCCCTTACTTCCGAGCCATGTTTCTTTCTGAAATGGCCGAAGCCAAGCAGACGTTAATTGAGATCAAAGACTTTGACGGTGATGCCATAGAAGATTTGGTCAAGTTTGTCTATTCGTCTCGACTGACCCTGACAGTTGACAATGTCCAGCCCCTCTTATATGCTGCTTGCATTCTCCAGGTGGAGGTAGTGGCCAAAGCTTGCTGTGAGTACATGAAACTGCACTTCCATCCTTCAAACTGCCTGGCAGTGCGAGCCTTTGCAGAGAGCCACAACCGCATTGACCTGATGGACATGGCTGATCGCTATGCCTACGAACATTTTGCCGAGGTTGTGGACTGTGAAGACTTTGTGAACGTGTCACCTCAGCATCTGCATAAACTGTTGTCCTCCAATGATCTCATCATTGAGAGCGAAAAACAGGTCTACACTGCTGCTATCAAATGGCTTCTCGCCAACCCCCAGCACCACACCATGTGGTTAGATGAAATACTCGCTCAG GTGCGTCTTCCTCTATTGCCCATTTGTTTTCTGATGGGTGTAGTGGCAAAAGAAGAGATTGTCAAGCAGAACCTAAAATGTCGGGACTTGCTGGATGAAGCAAGAAACTACCACCTACACCTGAGCAGTCATACAGTACCGGATTTTGAATACTCCATCCGAACGACACCAAGGAAGCACACAGCAG GTGTTCTTTTCTGTGTCGGTGGTCGTGGTGGATCCGGTGACCCATTTCGCAGCATTGAATGTTACTCTATAAATAAGAACAGCTGGTTTTTTGGCCCTGAAATGAACAGTAGGAGAAGGCACGTGGGTGTCATCTCTGTGGGAG GTAAAGTTTATGCTGTAGGAGGGCATGACGGAAATGAACACCTGGGAAGTATGGAAGTCTTTGATCCTCTCACAAACAAGTGGACGATGAAAGCATCTATGAATACCAAAAG GAGAGGAATTGCTCTTGCCTCTCTCGGAGGCCCCATCTATGCCATCGGAGGCCTCGATGACAACACTTGCTTCAGCGATGTGGAGAGATACGACATTGAATCCGATCAGTGGAGCGCAGTGACCTCAATGAACACTCCTCGCGGGGGAGTGGGCTCAGTGGCTCTCATG AACTATGTGTATGCTGTTGGTGGGAATGATGGTGTTGCTTCCCTTTCCAGTGTGGAGAAATATGATCCTCATCTGGACAAATGGATAGAAGTGAAAGAAATGGGTCAGCGGAGAGCTGGCAATGGGGTCAGTGAACTCCATGGCTGCTTATATGTAGTAG GTGGCTTTGATGACAATTCTCCCCTTACCTCTGTTGAACGATTCGACCCTCGCTGTAACAAGTGGGAGTACGTAGCTGAGCTTACAACTCCTCGGGGTGGAGTTGGCATAGCAACATTAATGGGGAAAATTTTTGCTGTTGGCGGTCACAATGGAAATGCTTATCTGAATACAGTGGAAGCCTTTGATCCGGTGGTGAACAG GTGGGAGCTCGTGGGTTCTGTTTCACACTGCAGAGCTGGAGCGGGCGTAGCGGTGTGCGCTTGCCTCGGCAGCCAGATCCGTGACGTGGGTCAGGGATCCAGCAATGTGGTGGATTGCATGTGA